Within Oscillatoria nigro-viridis PCC 7112, the genomic segment ACAACTCCATCGACCTAACCCTAATCAACAAATCTCTCTGCTGCCAGAATTTACGGATACAATTAATCCTCGCTCTCCCAAACAAGTCTTAGCAGCTTTGCAAGAAAAAGGTATTCCTGTTACTTCCACTAGCTCTCAACATTTAATTCCTTTGCAAGGCGAGTATCCCGTTATTCAAGCACTGTTAGAATACCGCAGTTTATCGGCTCGTATCGATACTTTTACTCTGGGTTTACCTGAACGCATTCACCCGATTACAGCGCGCATTCATCCCAATTGGTTTCAGATTGGTGCTAGATCGGGACGGTTTAGTTGTCGAGAGCCAAATTTAACGAATATCCCCAGAGACAAGGAAACCCGACAGTGTTTTAAAGCTGCACCTGGTTACGTCCTGCTCAAAGCCGATTACAGCCAGATTGAACTGCGGATCATGGCGAAGGTTTCGGGCGATCGCACGATGGTGAAAGCCTACTCTCAAGGGGAAGATTTGCACTCTCTGACCGCTTCTTTGGTGCTGGCAAAACCCTTATCGGAAATTACTCTCGAAGACAGACAGCTCGGTAAAATTATTAACTTCGGTTTAATTTATGGCATGGGAGCACAGAAATTTAAGAATATGGCTCAAGCAGAGCATGGAGTCACTTTAACGCTGCAACAAGCTTCACACTTTCGTAAGAAGTTCTTTGAATCCTATACAGGTATCAAACAATTTCACAGCAAAGTTCAGAGCGCCTGGAGCCGAGGTATTCGAGAGAGTCGCACAGTCTTAGGCAGAAGGAGATTATGGTCAAAAGATACTAAGCCGCTGCTTAATGAAATGCTAAATAACCCAATTCAAGGGATGAGTGCTGACATTACTAAACTCGCTCTTGCTCTACTTTTTATGCCTCTGAGTAGCACTGGTGGTAAACTAATTTGTGTCGTTCACGATGAAATTTTAATAGAGTGTCCTCTTGAAGAAGTGAGGCCAGTTAAAGCCTTGCTTAAAAAATGTATGGTGAGAGCCGGGAATAAATTTCTATCTCCGATTCCTTGCGAGGTAGAAATTAAGGTGATGGAAAGTTGGGGAGGGTAAGAGATTAACGGGGAAAGATTGGGAGTGGGGAGGGGAGAAACGGCACCCCAGGCATTGCTGTGAAAATTCCACTTCCTGACCACTCCCCATTCCCCTAACAGTCACCGCATAATTCCGCGCCCAACCTCCCACCCCTAAACAACGATTGTTGAGGTGCAAGTGAACAGTTGATTTCAAAACATAATGAATGTAATTCTCACTGTTAGTAACCAAGCCGCAAATATGGTTGGTAAATTATCAAAATGCGCTATTGCCATGCTGCACCAAGCTGAATACAACAAGCCTAAATCATTATCAAGACTATGATACAATTATATGCAATACTTGATTATGATCATAAAAAAATGGGCGTTGCATAATAGTGATATGAATTGAGGTTAAATCTAATGAAATGTCCTGAATGTGGCTCCAGCCATATCCGTAAAAATGGCAAGATGAGAGGGAAGCAAAATCATATTGGTGTCGATTGTCATCGTCAGTTTATTGATGTTTACACAATCGGTTCTACCGAACTTAGTATGTAGGGCTTACTGAATAAGTTAGGAAAAATCGCGATCGCAATTAATGGGCAATTCAAGCTCGGCAAAACATAACTTTTTGTTGACTATAACTTGCCCAGTTATAGCTTTTAATAATCATTGAACCATAAATAGGTGTGATTTTTGGTTTTTGACATAAAAACACACAAAAAACCCGTCTTAACCAGGTAGCAAGGTTCATCACTAAAAAAGTAATAGCAATAGCTGTTTCCGAAGTATTATCAAGCTTTGCCATCACTCGATTCAAGCTAAATCTTCTTTTACCTTGTCCAAATTTGCCCTCAATAGAGTTACGAATTCTTTCATCTTCCCAGGCTTGTTTCTTGGTTTCCTTACTAACAATTGCTGGTGGCCTTCCTAAAGGGGGGCCACTAATTCTAATTCCTCTTTCTTTACACCAGGCTCGATTTTCCCTGGTTCGATAAATGCGATCGGCATGGACTGATTCTGGATAGCATCCTGTGTAAATTTTAAATGCTTCAAATGAGTGCTTTTAAGTCTCCTGATTCGTTAAAGTTATCCCAACTTATCCGGTCTAAAAATACATATCCTTCACTGCAACTCGCTGACAGTTTAGCTCCAAACTCTACGGGTTTTCCTGCTTTTCCTCTAACAATGGGACGGATGTGCGGTTGGCTTAAACTTACCCCAACTGTCCGATATACTCTGTTTTTTATTTTCCAATAACCAGAGTTGTTGGCGATAGACTTCTGTGAGAACTAGCAAGGTTTTATATTGCTTTTTGGTCAAACTTTGTAGGGTGGCACCTGATTCGATTAGCTGTTCAATATTAGCGAGGTTTCTTTTGATATATTGCAGTTGTTTTTTAAGGGCTTGGATTTTTTGTT encodes:
- a CDS encoding bifunctional 3'-5' exonuclease/DNA polymerase — translated: MKPNPLKEQKQSTAIPTVLSPDKLKIAQLQVTLKTPYQLIDTAFNLETALQPFQQAKIIGIDCETTGLDPYKAKIRLLQLAIPDHPVIIVDLWAIEPSSLEPLRLLLASPALKVGHNLKFEWQMLAFAGLEPSKPFFDTYLAYRVLTAGLKRHLSLESVTENLLKVKLDKTQQVSNWSGNLTLAQLQYAATDAAILLPLAAALQQKLKASKLWKTALLEFACLPAVASMELNGMLLDREQWKVLGLKLCYQRDSLLKQINSQLHRPNPNQQISLLPEFTDTINPRSPKQVLAALQEKGIPVTSTSSQHLIPLQGEYPVIQALLEYRSLSARIDTFTLGLPERIHPITARIHPNWFQIGARSGRFSCREPNLTNIPRDKETRQCFKAAPGYVLLKADYSQIELRIMAKVSGDRTMVKAYSQGEDLHSLTASLVLAKPLSEITLEDRQLGKIINFGLIYGMGAQKFKNMAQAEHGVTLTLQQASHFRKKFFESYTGIKQFHSKVQSAWSRGIRESRTVLGRRRLWSKDTKPLLNEMLNNPIQGMSADITKLALALLFMPLSSTGGKLICVVHDEILIECPLEEVRPVKALLKKCMVRAGNKFLSPIPCEVEIKVMESWGG